In Pseudomonas putida, a genomic segment contains:
- the gbcB gene encoding glycine-betaine demethylase subunit GbcB produces the protein MSDTFLNPVTTQTWANGRHIVRCVKVIQETWDVRTFCFMADAPIMFFFKPGQFVTLELEIEGKPVMRSYTISSSPSVPYSFSITVKRVPGGQVSNFLHDTMHEGAELPVHGPVGLFNAIDFPAGKVLYLSGGVGITPVMSMARWFYDTNANVDMVFVHSARSPKDIIYHRELEQMASRIPNFSLHIICEKHGLGEPWAGYRGYLNQRLMELIAPDYMERTIFCCGPTPYMTAVKRMLEGVGFDMNNYHEESFGATPAEAKADAVEHAEQAADAPEVDVSDLNLVEFIGSEKSIRIAPGETVHAAAAKVGLMIPKACGMGICGTCKVLKLGGEVEMEHNGGITEEDEAEGYILSCCSVPKGDVRIDY, from the coding sequence ATGTCCGATACCTTCCTCAATCCGGTCACTACCCAGACCTGGGCCAACGGCCGCCACATCGTGCGCTGCGTCAAGGTCATCCAGGAGACCTGGGACGTGCGCACCTTCTGCTTCATGGCCGATGCGCCGATCATGTTCTTCTTCAAGCCCGGGCAGTTCGTCACCCTGGAGCTGGAGATCGAGGGCAAGCCGGTGATGCGTTCCTACACCATCTCCAGTTCGCCGTCGGTGCCGTACAGCTTCTCCATCACGGTCAAGCGCGTACCGGGCGGGCAGGTCTCGAACTTCCTCCACGACACCATGCACGAAGGCGCCGAGCTGCCGGTGCACGGGCCGGTGGGATTGTTCAACGCCATCGACTTCCCGGCCGGCAAGGTGCTGTACCTTTCCGGTGGGGTCGGCATCACCCCGGTGATGTCGATGGCGCGCTGGTTCTACGACACCAACGCCAATGTCGACATGGTGTTCGTGCACAGCGCCCGCTCGCCCAAGGACATCATCTATCACCGCGAGCTGGAGCAGATGGCTTCGCGCATCCCCAACTTCAGCCTGCACATCATTTGCGAGAAGCACGGCCTGGGCGAGCCATGGGCGGGTTATCGCGGCTACCTCAACCAGCGATTGATGGAGCTGATCGCCCCCGACTACATGGAGCGCACCATCTTCTGCTGCGGGCCGACCCCGTACATGACGGCGGTCAAGCGCATGCTCGAGGGGGTTGGCTTCGACATGAACAACTACCACGAGGAGTCGTTCGGCGCGACGCCGGCGGAGGCCAAGGCCGATGCGGTGGAGCATGCCGAACAGGCTGCCGACGCGCCGGAAGTGGATGTATCCGACCTCAACCTGGTGGAGTTCATCGGCAGCGAGAAGAGCATCCGCATCGCCCCGGGCGAGACGGTGCACGCGGCGGCGGCGAAAGTCGGCCTGATGATTCCCAAGGCCTGCGGCATGGGTATCTGCGGCACCTGCAAGGTGCTCAAGCTGGGCGGTGAAGTGGAGATGGAGCACAACGGCGGCATCACCGAAGAGGACGAAGCCGAGGGCTACATCCTGTCGTGCTGCAGCGTGCCGAAAGGGGATGTGCGGATCGATTACTGA
- a CDS encoding REP-associated tyrosine transposase, translating into MDRAQSCLLRRGRFSQPGGIYLLTTVTHQRKQIFTQLQLARSVIQQFRLAEIDGLCHSLAWVVMPDHVHWLIELRGATLCCLMRRFKSRSSHALYRQGMRRERIWQPGYQDRALRREESVLKVARYIVANPIRAGLVGRAGDYSHWDAVWL; encoded by the coding sequence ATGGACCGTGCCCAATCCTGCCTTCTACGTCGTGGTCGCTTCTCCCAGCCAGGTGGTATTTACCTGCTGACCACGGTAACTCACCAGCGAAAGCAGATATTCACCCAGCTCCAACTCGCTCGCAGCGTCATCCAGCAATTCAGGCTGGCTGAAATCGATGGGCTTTGTCACTCCCTGGCGTGGGTGGTGATGCCTGACCATGTGCATTGGTTGATCGAATTGCGAGGCGCCACCCTTTGCTGCTTGATGCGCAGGTTCAAGTCGCGCAGCAGTCATGCGCTTTATCGGCAAGGCATGCGCCGCGAAAGAATATGGCAGCCGGGCTATCAGGACCGGGCATTGCGTCGGGAAGAGAGCGTGTTGAAAGTTGCCAGGTACATCGTTGCCAACCCAATAAGAGCCGGGTTGGTTGGCCGGGCAGGCGACTATTCGCATTGGGATGCTGTTTGGCTCTGA
- a CDS encoding methyl-accepting chemotaxis protein — translation MSLRNMNIAPRALLGFALIGVLMLGLGIFSLMQMGNIRQAGVTIEKISVPSIKALDELTALNLRLRTLSFRLLLNREAQSQQEILNLLEQRNGQIDNARRTYEPLIAAADERAAYEQYVQLLNQYRQLESRMRSLNQAGKTEELRALINTEVQANSEQINQVMDTLVRINTEQTRETNATAASQYGAAFALVIGLLVAATVLTFLCAFLLTRSIVKPIDDALKAAEQIADGDLTHSINADGTDEAARLLRAMARMQDKLRETLHQISGSATQLASAAEELNAVTDESARGLQQQNNEIEQAATAVTEMTSAVEEVARNAVSTSEASSDASRSAGDGRDLVMETVGAIERMSGDVQATAKLITHLAEQSRDIGKVLDVIRGLADQTNLLALNAAIEAARAGEAGRGFAVVADEVRALAHRTQQSTSEIERMIGSIQGGTTEAVESMRTSTERAESTLNIAKGAGLALDTIAGAVAQINERNLVIASAAEEQAQVAREVDRNLVNINDLSVQSATGAHQTSAASAELSRLAVDLNGLVARFRT, via the coding sequence ATGTCCTTACGCAACATGAATATCGCCCCGCGCGCGCTACTCGGGTTCGCCTTGATCGGCGTGCTGATGCTTGGCCTCGGTATCTTCTCGCTCATGCAAATGGGCAACATCCGACAGGCAGGCGTCACGATCGAAAAGATCAGCGTACCCAGCATCAAGGCCCTCGACGAACTGACCGCGCTGAACCTGCGCCTGCGCACCCTGTCGTTCCGCCTGCTGCTCAACCGCGAAGCGCAGAGCCAGCAAGAGATCCTCAACCTGCTGGAGCAGCGCAACGGCCAGATCGACAACGCCCGCCGCACCTACGAGCCGCTGATCGCCGCCGCCGACGAGCGGGCCGCCTATGAACAGTACGTGCAATTGCTCAACCAGTATCGCCAGCTCGAATCGCGCATGCGCAGCTTGAACCAGGCTGGCAAGACGGAAGAATTGCGTGCGCTGATCAACACCGAGGTGCAGGCCAACTCCGAGCAGATCAACCAGGTCATGGACACCCTGGTGCGCATCAACACCGAGCAGACCCGCGAAACCAACGCCACGGCTGCCAGCCAGTATGGCGCCGCCTTCGCCCTGGTCATCGGCCTGCTGGTGGCCGCCACGGTGCTGACCTTCCTCTGTGCCTTCCTGTTGACCCGCAGCATCGTCAAACCCATCGACGACGCGCTCAAGGCCGCCGAACAGATCGCCGACGGCGACCTGACCCACAGCATCAACGCCGACGGCACCGACGAAGCGGCGCGCCTGCTGCGCGCCATGGCTCGCATGCAGGACAAGCTGCGCGAGACCCTGCATCAGATCTCCGGCTCGGCCACCCAGTTGGCCTCGGCGGCCGAAGAGCTCAACGCGGTCACCGACGAAAGCGCCCGCGGCCTGCAGCAGCAGAACAACGAAATCGAGCAGGCCGCCACGGCTGTCACGGAAATGACCAGCGCCGTTGAAGAAGTGGCGCGCAACGCCGTGAGCACTTCCGAAGCCTCCAGCGATGCCAGCCGTTCGGCCGGCGATGGCCGTGACCTGGTCATGGAAACCGTCGGCGCCATCGAGCGCATGAGCGGCGATGTGCAGGCCACCGCCAAGCTCATCACCCACCTGGCCGAGCAGTCGCGCGACATCGGCAAGGTACTGGACGTGATCCGCGGCCTGGCCGACCAGACCAACCTGCTGGCGCTCAACGCCGCGATCGAAGCGGCACGTGCTGGCGAGGCGGGCCGTGGCTTTGCCGTGGTGGCCGACGAGGTACGCGCACTGGCCCACCGCACCCAGCAGTCGACCAGCGAGATCGAGCGCATGATCGGCAGCATCCAGGGCGGCACCACCGAGGCGGTGGAATCGATGCGCACCAGCACCGAGCGCGCCGAGTCGACGCTGAACATCGCCAAGGGCGCAGGCCTGGCGCTGGACACCATCGCCGGAGCGGTGGCGCAGATCAACGAACGCAACCTGGTGATCGCAAGCGCCGCGGAAGAGCAGGCCCAGGTGGCGCGGGAAGTGGACCGCAACCTGGTGAACATCAACGACCTGTCGGTGCAGAGCGCCACAGGCGCGCATCAGACCAGCGCGGCGAGTGCCGAGCTGTCGCGCCTGGCGGTCGACCTGAATGGCTTGGTGGCGCGGTTCCGGACCTGA
- a CDS encoding cell division protein ZapA, giving the protein MRLQAQPINVVSILGSDYSIKAPEGQEETLAQAVRMLNTALAETKRQYPTLIGDKLLVLAALNLCSKQVELQKEHQQTLERTQAQIDATVDAIVRTIAEQ; this is encoded by the coding sequence ATGAGACTGCAAGCGCAGCCGATCAATGTCGTGTCGATCCTGGGCAGCGACTACTCGATCAAGGCGCCCGAAGGCCAGGAAGAGACCCTGGCGCAGGCGGTGCGGATGCTCAACACCGCCCTGGCCGAAACCAAGCGTCAGTACCCGACGCTGATTGGCGACAAGCTGCTGGTGCTGGCGGCCCTGAACCTGTGTTCCAAGCAGGTCGAGCTGCAGAAGGAACACCAGCAGACCCTCGAGCGTACCCAGGCACAGATCGATGCCACGGTGGACGCCATCGTCCGGACCATCGCCGAGCAATAG